ACTCTCCTCGACCCAGACAACCAACACTACGACATAGTCAAACACTATGCAACAGAGCTGAACCAAGCGGGAGCAAGATGCACCGTTTGCGCAGGAAACCTCCGCGTCTACAAACTTGAGGAAAAAATAGACAAAAACCTCTTCATAGCCGACGACTCCACCGCCGTCGTCGCCGAAGCTGCGTTGAACGGCTTCACCATCCTCACCTTCTAAACACCGCCGTCTCGGAGCACAGCGCGGGAAACCCACCCCGTCTCAGATTTTCTTAACCACTGCTTTTCGACAATTTTTTCCGCCTCCCTCCTCAGCTTCTCAAACAGCTGTTCATCTCCACACAGTAACCTACCTTCCAAAACAGCGTCCAAAACCAAGGTGTTAAGACGACTCAGCTCCTCAAACACTTCATCAACAGTGTAGTTAAAGATTTGCGCAGGCCACTTCAAAACAACCCTGTCACCCCGCCGTTTCTTTATCACGAGAAGATCATAGTCACTAAGCGGTGTCTCTTCACCACGAGCCCGCGACCCAAACAAAATCACAAGAAGAGAATCTCCACATAGTTCATCCTTGATCGCCTCAAACTCTTTCTCCTTCAACGTGGACAATTTCCTAGATATGTTCACCCAATTCGTCGACATACCTGATTATCCTCCGCATGCATAGTCCACTACCCCTGTGTCTGGGTATCTCGCCGCAGCATAATGTCTCTCCAGCTTGGACGCACAGATTAGTAAATCCTGAGGGACCTCCTTTTGAAATATAATCGAAAGGGTGTTCAGCATCTCTGTTATGGAGTGAGTGTATGGTCTTGCTCCCGTTCTCTTTACAAGCAACCCTTTAAGAAGCATTTCCACTGATTGCTGTGCAAAAAAAAGAAGCTGAATCATAACGGCCCAGCCGGAAATCATCCTCGGCATATCTGATGAATCTCCTCGCCTTCTCAAACCATGTTTCCCATATCCCCAAGCCATCATCAACTTCAGGTTAAGTGAGTTAAAGACGTTGCGCCATATGTAAACTGCCTGCCCATGT
The sequence above is drawn from the Candidatus Caldarchaeum subterraneum genome and encodes:
- a CDS encoding conserved hypothetical protein (DNA polymerase beta subunit), whose product is MSTNWVNISRKLSTLKEKEFEAIKDELCGDSLLVILFGSRARGEETPLSDYDLLVIKKRRGDRVVLKWPAQIFNYTVDEVFEELSRLNTLVLDAVLEGRLLCGDEQLFEKLRREAEKIVEKQWLRKSETGWVSRAVLRDGGV